The following are encoded in a window of Nitrospirae bacterium CG2_30_53_67 genomic DNA:
- a CDS encoding 3-phosphoshikimate 1-carboxyvinyltransferase, protein MEHLTVGKSRGIRGEITVPGDKSISHRAVILGAIAEGMTEVRGLLRGEDSLNTLRAFQKMGVEIRDSGDRILIRGAGLRGLKEPMEVLDMGNSGTGIRLLSGLLAGQDLFAVLAGDASLSRRPMGRVTRPLREMGAKILGRDDGSLAPLAIQGGELHGIDYVSPVASAQVKSALLLAGLNAEGRTSVTEPSLSRDHTERMLRRFGVQVEQSGTTVSVNGVERFSGTRISVPSDFSSAAFFIVAALIVDGSDLLIRNVGINPTRTGLLGILKRMGARMDLENRDGGEEPVADIHVQTSHLKGTNVAPEEVPAAIDEFPILCVAAAMASGTTRIIGASELRFKETDRIRAMAVNLQIVGSEVEELEDGLLILGQESLKEGECNSFGDHRVAMAMAVAGLRSEPGITILDTGCIRTSFPGFEEMLKQVAREEK, encoded by the coding sequence ATGGAACATTTGACGGTTGGAAAATCCCGGGGCATTCGGGGGGAGATCACGGTCCCCGGCGACAAATCCATCTCCCACAGGGCTGTGATCCTGGGGGCGATTGCCGAAGGGATGACCGAGGTGAGGGGCCTGCTTCGAGGCGAGGACTCCCTCAATACGCTCAGGGCCTTTCAGAAAATGGGTGTGGAGATCAGAGACAGCGGGGACCGGATCCTCATCCGTGGCGCAGGCCTTCGGGGTCTTAAGGAACCCATGGAAGTCCTGGACATGGGAAACTCCGGCACAGGGATCCGTCTTCTGTCCGGCCTGCTTGCGGGGCAGGATCTTTTTGCCGTCCTTGCCGGAGACGCCTCCCTGAGCCGGCGTCCCATGGGACGGGTCACCCGCCCGCTCCGAGAGATGGGGGCAAAGATTCTCGGCAGGGATGACGGATCTCTGGCCCCTCTTGCCATCCAGGGCGGTGAGCTTCACGGCATAGACTATGTCTCTCCTGTGGCGAGCGCCCAAGTGAAATCGGCGCTCCTCCTGGCAGGGCTCAACGCCGAAGGACGGACCTCCGTGACCGAACCCTCCCTTTCACGGGATCATACCGAGAGGATGCTCCGCCGGTTCGGGGTCCAGGTCGAGCAGAGCGGGACGACTGTATCTGTCAACGGAGTGGAGCGCTTTTCCGGGACCAGGATCAGTGTCCCCTCGGATTTTTCTTCGGCCGCTTTCTTTATTGTGGCGGCGCTGATTGTGGACGGGTCGGATCTCCTCATCAGAAATGTGGGGATCAATCCGACCCGGACCGGCCTGCTTGGGATTTTGAAGAGGATGGGCGCCAGGATGGATCTTGAAAACAGGGATGGCGGCGAGGAACCCGTGGCGGACATCCATGTGCAGACCTCCCATCTTAAGGGGACCAATGTTGCGCCTGAGGAGGTTCCCGCCGCCATAGACGAGTTTCCCATCCTCTGCGTGGCCGCGGCCATGGCCTCCGGGACGACACGGATCATCGGCGCCTCTGAGCTTCGCTTCAAGGAGACCGACCGGATCCGGGCCATGGCCGTCAATCTCCAGATCGTGGGATCGGAGGTGGAAGAGCTTGAGGATGGGTTGCTGATCCTCGGACAGGAGAGCTTGAAAGAGGGGGAATGCAACAGCTTCGGGGATCATCGGGTGGCCATGGCCATGGCCGTCGCCGGGCTCCGGTCCGAACCCGGGATCACGATTCTGGATACCGGCTGTATCCGCACCTCTTTCCCTGGCTTTGAGGAGATGTTGAAGCAAGTTGCAAGGGAGGAAAAATGA
- a CDS encoding cytidylate kinase, with protein MKRGSIVTIDGPSGAGKSTVARQLAERLGYRYIDTGAMYRAIGWLARERKVPFHDGSELHALLESASLSFEEKDGSTRILVNGTDVTGLIRKPDMGMVASDISAIEPVRRWLSSLQRKLGEQGNAVLEGRDMGTVVFPDADYKFFLTASLYERARRRAEQIKEKGDEVDLDAVIKEVSLRDRNDSTRSLSPLRKAEDAVEIDTTSMTIQEAVERLIMEIRTGRGKNRGS; from the coding sequence ATGAAGCGCGGGTCTATCGTGACCATTGACGGGCCCTCGGGTGCAGGAAAGAGTACCGTGGCGAGACAGCTCGCTGAACGATTGGGATACCGATATATCGACACCGGCGCCATGTACCGGGCGATCGGATGGCTGGCCAGAGAAAGGAAGGTCCCATTTCATGACGGCTCGGAGCTCCATGCGCTCCTTGAGAGCGCAAGCCTCTCTTTTGAGGAAAAGGATGGGAGTACCCGTATCCTGGTCAACGGCACGGACGTGACCGGCCTCATCCGGAAACCCGATATGGGAATGGTGGCCTCGGATATCTCAGCCATTGAGCCGGTCAGGAGATGGCTTTCCTCCCTGCAGAGAAAACTCGGCGAGCAGGGGAATGCCGTTCTCGAAGGGCGGGACATGGGCACCGTGGTCTTTCCGGATGCGGATTATAAATTTTTTCTCACCGCCTCCCTGTATGAGCGTGCAAGAAGGCGTGCCGAGCAGATCAAAGAAAAAGGAGATGAGGTTGACTTGGATGCCGTGATCAAGGAGGTCTCCCTGCGTGACAGAAACGACTCCACCCGATCCCTTTCCCCCCTTCGCAAGGCCGAGGATGCCGTGGAGATCGACACCACGTCCATGACCATCCAGGAGGCCGTTGAGAGGCTGATCATGGAGATCCGGACAGGCCGAGGCAAAAACAGGGGATCATAG
- a CDS encoding 4-hydroxy-3-methylbut-2-enyl diphosphate reductase: MEIIIAGHAGFCFGVKRAISTAYETVDKAGGEVGTIGPLIHNPQVVSRLESVGVRPIENIRDFHGEALIIRSHGVSQSMVKTAEDAGIRLVDATCPFVKKAQEYARRLKEEGYTVVIVGDKNHPEVRGILSYAGESALVAAIPQDLDVLNKVRKIGIIAQTTTTFEKFEQVVKQCLHQANEIKIYNTICDETHVRQQEAQGIARRVDVMLVAGGRNSGNTTRLAELCRLTGTRTFHIETRDEIDPAWFHGAGKVGITAGASTPEWIIEEMIERLNQISGESV; this comes from the coding sequence ATGGAAATCATTATTGCCGGCCATGCCGGGTTCTGTTTCGGTGTAAAGAGAGCGATTTCGACCGCCTATGAAACGGTGGACAAGGCCGGGGGGGAGGTCGGCACCATCGGCCCGCTTATCCACAACCCGCAAGTGGTTTCCCGCCTTGAATCCGTGGGCGTACGGCCCATAGAGAATATACGGGATTTCCATGGTGAGGCGCTGATCATCCGATCACACGGTGTCTCCCAATCCATGGTAAAAACAGCGGAAGATGCAGGGATTCGTCTTGTGGATGCCACATGCCCTTTTGTCAAAAAGGCCCAGGAATACGCCCGTCGGCTCAAAGAGGAAGGCTATACCGTGGTGATCGTGGGAGACAAGAACCACCCCGAGGTACGGGGAATCCTCTCCTATGCCGGGGAGTCGGCGCTCGTTGCGGCAATCCCTCAAGACCTTGACGTTCTGAACAAGGTGCGAAAGATCGGGATCATCGCTCAGACCACCACCACATTTGAAAAGTTTGAACAGGTTGTGAAGCAATGCCTGCATCAAGCGAACGAGATCAAGATCTATAATACCATCTGCGACGAGACTCATGTCCGCCAGCAGGAGGCCCAGGGGATTGCGCGGCGGGTGGATGTGATGCTGGTCGCGGGAGGAAGGAACAGCGGGAACACGACACGGCTTGCCGAACTCTGCCGCCTCACCGGGACCCGGACCTTTCATATCGAGACCCGGGATGAGATCGATCCGGCCTGGTTTCATGGGGCCGGCAAGGTCGGGATCACGGCGGGCGCATCCACGCCCGAGTGGATCATTGAGGAGATGATAGAACGGCTGAATCAAATCTCAGGGGAATCCGTATGA
- a CDS encoding 30S ribosomal protein S1, which produces MSDHQEEKNHSTIDNGVKEDLNPGVSTREEDEFTPDLMAKMYEETFKNAKEGSVIKGRVLKVTKDHVVVDIGFKSEGLVLSEEFMADGEFKIKVGDEVDVMIEQVEDSEGQIVLSKEKADRLRVWENISKAYEETRSVEGVVLSRIKGGLSVDIGIRAFLPGSQVDIHPVRNLEKFIGKKLQMKIIKMNQKRGNIVLSRRALLEEERKLLKVDTLKNLEEGKVIKGIVKNLTEYGAFIDLGGIDGLLHITDMSWGRVHHPSELFSLGDEVEVVVLKFDRENERVSLGYKQKSRDPWESGEKKYPVGSRVKGKVVSLTDYGAFVELEEGLEGLVHVSEMSWTQKIRNPSKVVSVGDIVESVVLNIDVKNKRISLGMKQAESNPWDIIVEKYPVGARINGAVRNLTDFGAFIGLEEGIDGLVHISDMSWTRRIKHPSEILKKGETIEAVVLHVDKEKERLSLGIKQLVPDPWTDVAEKFRIDSVVTGRVIKITDFGVFVELENGIEGLIHISEVDLDPHAKVENILSINTDIKAAVVKIDAEERKIGLSIKKYLEGLESAELKEYMESHEAMRTTMGDLMGGSSGTEPSSATETSEN; this is translated from the coding sequence ATGAGCGATCATCAGGAAGAGAAAAATCATTCAACGATTGACAATGGCGTAAAGGAGGATCTCAATCCCGGCGTATCCACCCGGGAGGAAGATGAGTTTACCCCCGATCTGATGGCCAAAATGTACGAGGAGACGTTTAAGAACGCCAAGGAAGGATCCGTCATTAAAGGCAGGGTTCTCAAAGTGACCAAGGATCATGTGGTCGTTGATATAGGGTTCAAGTCCGAGGGATTGGTCCTGAGCGAAGAGTTCATGGCCGATGGAGAGTTCAAGATCAAGGTCGGCGACGAAGTGGACGTCATGATCGAACAGGTGGAGGACAGCGAGGGCCAGATCGTTCTTTCCAAGGAGAAGGCGGACCGCCTCCGGGTTTGGGAGAATATTTCCAAGGCTTATGAAGAGACTAGGAGCGTGGAAGGGGTGGTCCTTTCGAGAATCAAGGGGGGCCTCTCCGTGGATATCGGCATCCGGGCTTTTCTCCCCGGTTCTCAGGTGGATATCCATCCTGTGCGGAACCTGGAAAAATTCATCGGCAAAAAACTCCAGATGAAAATCATCAAGATGAATCAGAAGCGCGGGAATATCGTCCTCTCCCGAAGGGCGCTCCTTGAGGAAGAACGCAAGCTGCTCAAGGTGGATACCCTGAAGAACCTGGAGGAGGGGAAGGTCATCAAGGGGATCGTCAAGAACCTGACCGAGTACGGCGCCTTTATCGATTTGGGAGGAATAGACGGCCTCCTTCATATTACGGATATGTCATGGGGCCGTGTCCACCATCCATCCGAGCTTTTTTCACTCGGTGATGAAGTGGAAGTCGTTGTTCTCAAGTTCGACAGGGAAAACGAACGGGTTTCCCTCGGCTACAAGCAAAAGTCACGGGACCCCTGGGAATCCGGGGAAAAGAAGTACCCGGTGGGGAGCCGCGTCAAGGGTAAGGTGGTCAGCCTGACCGATTACGGCGCCTTTGTTGAACTGGAGGAAGGACTGGAGGGCCTGGTTCATGTCTCCGAGATGTCCTGGACACAGAAGATTCGAAACCCATCCAAGGTGGTATCCGTGGGTGACATCGTTGAATCCGTGGTTCTCAATATTGATGTCAAGAATAAGCGGATCTCGCTCGGGATGAAGCAGGCCGAGAGCAATCCGTGGGATATTATCGTGGAAAAGTATCCTGTCGGTGCCAGGATCAACGGCGCCGTGAGGAACCTCACGGATTTTGGAGCATTCATCGGCCTTGAGGAAGGGATTGACGGGCTGGTCCATATCTCCGATATGTCCTGGACCCGGAGGATCAAACATCCCTCGGAGATCCTGAAGAAAGGGGAAACCATCGAGGCGGTTGTCCTCCATGTGGACAAGGAAAAGGAACGCCTATCCCTCGGGATCAAACAACTGGTTCCCGATCCATGGACTGACGTTGCTGAGAAATTCCGGATCGATTCTGTCGTAACCGGCCGGGTGATCAAGATCACTGATTTCGGCGTGTTTGTCGAATTGGAGAACGGAATCGAAGGTCTCATTCATATCAGTGAAGTGGATCTGGATCCGCATGCCAAGGTCGAAAACATTCTTTCCATCAACACGGACATCAAGGCCGCTGTGGTCAAAATAGACGCCGAGGAGCGCAAGATCGGCCTTTCCATCAAAAAATATCTTGAAGGTCTTGAATCGGCGGAGCTCAAAGAGTATATGGAGAGCCATGAGGCGATGCGGACGACCATGGGGGATCTCATGGGAGGATCTTCAGGAACCGAGCCCTCTTCGGCAACTGAAACCAGTGAAAATTGA